A window of the Radiobacillus deserti genome harbors these coding sequences:
- a CDS encoding carbohydrate ABC transporter permease, with amino-acid sequence MSYKRLTPYLFLAPAILLFLCFTAYPIVASLILSFQKLEGGTYVFAGLANYSRLFQDSVFYEALKNTFIFLIVQVPIMLFLALVLANALNSRLLKLRGVFRVGFFMPAVTSLVAYAILFSIMLQDTGLINQFLALFGVENIKWLSTPFWAKFSIIMAMTWRWTGYNMVIYLAAMQNIPEELYEAASLDGAGKFRQFLNITIPQLKPVILFTAIISTISTLQLFDEPYNLTNGGPADATLTLGLYIYRVGFSYFDFGYASAMAYIIVVIVAILSYIQLKVAGDD; translated from the coding sequence ATGTCATACAAACGGCTCACGCCCTATCTGTTTTTAGCTCCAGCAATCCTATTATTCTTATGCTTTACCGCCTATCCAATTGTAGCTTCCTTAATCTTAAGCTTTCAAAAATTAGAGGGCGGGACGTATGTTTTTGCTGGACTTGCCAATTACAGTCGTTTATTTCAAGATAGCGTCTTCTATGAGGCATTAAAAAATACATTCATTTTCTTGATTGTGCAAGTACCGATTATGCTATTTCTTGCTCTTGTTCTAGCAAATGCCTTAAATAGTAGACTTCTAAAACTACGAGGAGTTTTTCGAGTAGGTTTCTTTATGCCTGCAGTAACGTCCTTAGTTGCCTATGCCATTCTGTTCTCCATCATGCTCCAAGATACCGGGCTTATCAACCAGTTCTTAGCGTTGTTCGGAGTAGAAAACATTAAATGGCTATCCACCCCGTTTTGGGCAAAATTCTCCATTATTATGGCAATGACTTGGAGATGGACTGGTTATAACATGGTAATTTATTTAGCTGCGATGCAAAATATACCAGAAGAATTATATGAAGCAGCATCTTTAGATGGTGCAGGTAAGTTTAGACAGTTCTTAAACATAACAATTCCACAGTTAAAACCAGTCATTTTATTCACGGCTATCATTTCAACCATTTCCACGTTGCAGTTATTCGATGAACCGTATAATTTAACCAATGGCGGTCCAGCTGATGCAACGTTAACCTTAGGACTTTATATTTATCGCGTTGGTTTTAGTTATTTTGATTTTGGATATGCGTCCGCAATGGCTTATATCATTGTAGTCATCGTCGCTATCCTATCTTATATCCAATTAAAAGTTGCAGGAGATGATTAA
- a CDS encoding carbohydrate ABC transporter permease yields MKKTSQKTNKLVSKVFLYFFLLVFLFISIFPFYWMFVGSTNHTSKMFTNPPTLTFGDQFMTNLTNLNDSIGIFRVLFNSLFVSLVFVVLSLLVCTFAAYALSKFKFRGRNTIFMTFVLSMMIPYQATIIPLFRMMTEFNLLNTYFALIAPQLCFPFAIFLMRQNFLAFPDSLIESSRIDGAGEFRIFWSVVLPSMKPALAATSIYLFMMQWNNFMWPLVAVNSPEMYTFPVALSSLIGISMIDYGQIMVGISIATIPIIIFFLLLQRHFIAGMLGSAVKG; encoded by the coding sequence ATGAAAAAAACAAGTCAAAAAACAAACAAACTAGTATCGAAAGTGTTCTTGTATTTCTTTTTACTTGTGTTTTTGTTCATCTCTATCTTTCCGTTTTATTGGATGTTTGTTGGATCAACCAATCATACAAGTAAAATGTTTACCAACCCACCAACCTTAACATTTGGCGATCAGTTCATGACAAACTTAACGAATCTTAATGATTCGATTGGCATTTTTCGAGTTCTATTTAACTCTCTTTTTGTCTCTCTCGTATTTGTTGTGTTATCTTTATTGGTTTGTACATTTGCAGCGTACGCCCTGTCCAAATTTAAATTTAGAGGTAGAAATACTATCTTTATGACGTTTGTGCTTTCTATGATGATTCCATACCAAGCAACGATTATTCCGTTGTTTCGTATGATGACAGAATTTAATCTATTAAATACTTACTTTGCACTGATAGCACCACAGCTTTGCTTTCCATTTGCCATTTTTTTAATGAGACAAAACTTTTTAGCATTTCCCGACTCTCTTATTGAGTCTTCTAGAATCGACGGTGCTGGCGAATTTAGAATTTTTTGGTCGGTCGTATTACCATCGATGAAGCCAGCTCTTGCTGCTACGTCCATTTACCTGTTTATGATGCAATGGAACAACTTTATGTGGCCATTAGTAGCCGTTAACTCTCCGGAAATGTACACATTTCCAGTGGCTTTATCTAGTTTAATAGGGATTTCGATGATTGACTACGGTCAAATCATGGTAGGCATTTCCATCGCCACTATCCCAATTATTATCTTTTTCTTGTTATTACAAAGACATTTCATTGCCGGCATGCTTGGCAGTGCAGTAAAAGGCTAA
- a CDS encoding beta-galactosidase produces MAKKYPTIHKSVKGFMHGGDYNPDQWLRYPDILEEDLRLMKLAKCNTFSINIFSWAAIEPEEGNYSFEWLDKIMDDLAENGSHVILATPSGSRPAWLSQKYPEVLRVESNRVRNLHGLRHNHCFTSPVYREKTAALNRMLAERYKDHPALIMWHVSNEYGGECHCDLCQDAFRSWLKQKYKTLDHLNHAWWTGFWSHTFTDWDQIESPAPHGEYQVHGHNLDWKRFVTDQTIDFYKNEIVPLREITPDIPVTTNFMGDYPKMGPYLGLNYQRFAQEVDVVTWDSYPAWHSSYQENWELARDVAFVHDLFRSLKGGQPFLILESTPSLVNWHTINRAKRPGMHMLSSMQSIAHGSDSVMYFQWRKGRGASEKFHGAVVDHAGHEHTRVFREVTEVGHVLEKIQDVVGTAVQAEVAIIYDWENQWAIDDAQALKRENKEYIKTCQQHYQAFWKKGVPVDIISMDQDVSDYKLVIAPMLYMVRPGVAERIEQFVEDGGTFVATYWSGIVDENDLCFLGGFPGPLRNVLGIWVEEIDSLYETQFNEVQFIDTETANGAAVYAARDYCEVIHAEQAEVLAEFRHDFYKGSPAVTKNRIGSGSAYYLASRNSAKFQDDFYQRLMDELGILPPLLDIPKKVSVQKRSDGVHDYLFVMNFDDSAQQIELIEGQTHTNLLTDQEMSGKIELEGYGVVVLKSSQ; encoded by the coding sequence ATGGCTAAGAAATATCCAACCATTCATAAAAGTGTAAAAGGATTTATGCATGGAGGAGATTATAATCCGGATCAATGGCTCCGCTATCCAGATATTTTAGAAGAGGATCTTCGTCTAATGAAATTAGCGAAATGTAATACATTCTCGATTAATATATTTAGTTGGGCAGCCATCGAGCCAGAAGAAGGGAACTACTCCTTTGAATGGTTAGATAAAATAATGGATGACCTTGCGGAAAATGGGTCCCACGTCATCTTGGCAACACCAAGTGGATCCAGGCCTGCATGGCTCTCCCAAAAATACCCGGAAGTATTAAGAGTGGAAAGCAATCGGGTTCGAAATCTGCACGGGTTAAGACATAACCATTGTTTTACCTCTCCAGTTTACAGAGAAAAGACAGCTGCTTTAAATCGTATGCTTGCAGAACGGTACAAAGATCACCCTGCCTTAATCATGTGGCACGTATCGAACGAATATGGTGGGGAATGTCATTGTGATTTGTGCCAAGATGCTTTTCGTAGCTGGCTGAAACAAAAATATAAAACATTAGATCACTTAAACCATGCCTGGTGGACAGGGTTCTGGAGTCATACCTTTACTGACTGGGATCAAATCGAATCTCCAGCACCACATGGCGAGTACCAAGTGCACGGACATAATCTCGACTGGAAACGGTTTGTGACAGATCAGACGATTGATTTTTATAAAAATGAAATTGTTCCGCTAAGAGAAATCACGCCGGATATCCCCGTAACGACGAACTTTATGGGGGATTATCCTAAGATGGGACCGTATCTTGGCTTAAACTATCAAAGGTTTGCACAGGAAGTAGATGTTGTGACGTGGGATAGCTATCCAGCTTGGCATAGTAGCTACCAGGAAAACTGGGAGCTTGCTAGAGATGTGGCGTTTGTCCATGATTTGTTCCGCTCGTTAAAAGGTGGCCAACCGTTTCTTATTTTAGAAAGTACACCTAGTCTCGTAAACTGGCATACGATTAATCGGGCCAAGCGACCAGGCATGCATATGTTATCCTCCATGCAATCTATCGCACACGGATCCGACTCCGTCATGTATTTCCAATGGAGAAAAGGACGCGGAGCTTCTGAAAAGTTTCACGGTGCGGTGGTGGACCATGCCGGACATGAGCATACTCGAGTATTTCGTGAGGTAACCGAAGTTGGACACGTTTTAGAAAAGATTCAAGATGTAGTGGGTACGGCTGTACAAGCAGAGGTTGCGATTATTTATGATTGGGAAAACCAATGGGCAATCGACGATGCTCAAGCATTAAAAAGAGAAAACAAAGAATACATTAAAACGTGCCAGCAGCATTACCAAGCTTTCTGGAAAAAAGGAGTTCCCGTTGATATCATATCTATGGATCAAGATGTATCGGATTACAAATTAGTCATCGCTCCTATGCTTTACATGGTTCGACCAGGAGTTGCCGAGCGAATTGAACAGTTCGTCGAGGATGGTGGTACGTTTGTTGCCACTTACTGGAGTGGGATTGTTGATGAAAATGACCTTTGTTTCTTAGGAGGCTTCCCAGGGCCTCTCCGTAACGTATTAGGGATTTGGGTGGAGGAAATTGATTCCCTTTATGAAACGCAATTCAACGAAGTGCAATTCATAGATACCGAGACCGCGAATGGAGCTGCGGTTTACGCCGCACGAGATTACTGTGAAGTTATTCACGCAGAACAAGCCGAAGTGTTAGCAGAATTTAGACATGACTTTTATAAAGGGTCGCCTGCTGTCACAAAGAATAGGATAGGAAGCGGTTCTGCGTATTATCTCGCATCACGAAATAGTGCAAAGTTTCAGGACGATTTTTATCAGAGGCTTATGGACGAGTTAGGGATTCTCCCCCCGTTATTAGACATACCAAAAAAAGTGAGTGTACAGAAAAGAAGCGATGGGGTTCACGATTATTTATTCGTAATGAACTTTGATGATTCCGCTCAACAGATTGAATTAATAGAAGGTCAAACCCATACGAATCTACTAACAGATCAAGAAATGAGTGGGAAGATAGAGCTGGAAGGATACGGTGTCGTCGTGTTGAAGAGTAGTCAATGA